Proteins encoded together in one Variovorax paradoxus EPS window:
- a CDS encoding ABC transporter ATP-binding protein has translation MSTAPLLETRGLTIRFGAVVAVNKVSVRIDRGDVVGLIGTNGAGKTTFLNMVTGYLRPTGGEILLDGRSTLGRSPRELVAHGMARSFQVPQLFPEMTVREHLLFALALADGSTGGLLKPLHSAQRQARADEVLGRFGLQAIGERPVNLVPQGQRKLIDIAMALSLKPKLLLLDEPTSGVSSAEKMPLMEVVFDVIRASGVTVLFVEHDMDVVRRYVTRILAFRDGSMIADGAPGEVMRDAQVASAVLRGKAPAALARAGAA, from the coding sequence ATGAGCACGGCACCGCTGCTCGAAACGCGCGGGCTCACCATCCGCTTCGGTGCCGTCGTGGCCGTGAACAAGGTCAGCGTGCGCATCGACAGGGGCGACGTCGTGGGCCTGATCGGAACCAACGGCGCGGGCAAGACCACCTTCCTCAACATGGTGACCGGCTACCTGCGCCCGACCGGCGGCGAGATCCTGCTCGACGGCCGCAGCACGCTGGGGCGCAGTCCGCGCGAACTCGTGGCGCACGGCATGGCGCGTTCGTTCCAGGTTCCGCAGCTCTTCCCCGAAATGACGGTCCGCGAGCACCTTCTCTTCGCCCTGGCGCTGGCCGACGGCTCCACAGGCGGCTTGCTGAAGCCGCTGCATTCCGCACAGCGCCAGGCGCGCGCCGACGAGGTGCTCGGGCGCTTCGGCCTGCAGGCCATCGGCGAGCGGCCGGTCAACCTCGTTCCCCAAGGGCAGCGCAAGCTGATCGATATCGCCATGGCCCTGTCGCTGAAACCGAAGCTGCTGTTGCTCGACGAACCCACCAGCGGCGTGTCCTCCGCCGAGAAGATGCCGTTGATGGAGGTCGTGTTCGACGTCATCCGCGCGAGCGGCGTCACCGTGCTCTTCGTGGAGCACGACATGGACGTGGTGCGCCGCTACGTGACGCGCATCCTCGCCTTCCGCGACGGATCGATGATCGCCGACGGCGCCCCCGGCGAGGTCATGCGCGACGCCCAGGTGG